The genomic region GCCGAGCCGTTCGGAGGTGGCGGCGGGGCAGTTGCTGATCCACGCTGACTTCCCGCTCGCCGTGCAGCACAGGCTCGTTCGCGAGCTCGAGACGCTGCGGATCGACGTCAGCCAGACGCTCGGCCTGCCCGTGTCGGACGAGCCGGTGCACCTCTACCTGTTCGAGAGTCCGCAGCGCTACGACGCCTTCGTGGCCCGGCACTTCCCCGCCTTTCCCCAGCGGCGCGCGTTCTTCATCGAGACCGACACCACGCTCGCCGTGTTCGCCGCCTGGCAGGAGCGGGTCGCGGAGGACCTGCGGCACGAGACGACCCACGGCTACGTCCATGCGGTGGTGCCGGGCATCCGACTCTGGCTCGACGAGGGGATCGCCGAGTACTTCGAGGTGCCGCGGAGCGAGCAGGGGGTTCATGCCATGCACGTCGCCCACCTCGCCGGCCGGCTGATCGAGGGAACGTGGCAGCCCGACCTCGCCCGCCTGGAGGCGATCACGGATGCCGGGGCGCTCACGCAGGACCACTACGCCGAGGCCTGGTGCTGGGCCCACTGGCTGTTACAGACCACGCCGGAACGGCGCCGGCTGCTCCAGGACCACCTGGCCGACGTCCGCCGCGAGGGGGTGGCCGCGGTGCCACTGTCGCTGCGCCTGCGGCACGACGCGACGATGCCGACCGACCTGACGGCGGCGATCCGCGAGCACGTCGAGGCGTTGGCCCGAGCGGCCAACTGACACGCCGCGGGCGTCAGGGGGGGGGCGGGCTCCGGAACACGATCCCCTCGTCGGCCCGGGTGAAGCCCAGCTTCTCGAACAGCGCCACCGCGTTGCCGTTCCCCTCGGGGGCCTGCGCCTCGACGAGCGTCACTCCCTCCTGGGCGAGATCGTGCAGGGCCTCGGCGATGAGATAATTGGCGAGCCCCTGCCGCCGGCGCGGCCCGGCGATCTCCACGTGGAGCAGCCCGGCTGCCGTCACGCCCCACGTGGCGGAGGCCGACTGCATGTCGCAGAAAGTGGCGGCGCCGAGCAGCTCGTCGGCGACGTTTGCGAGCTGGTAGCGGCGCAGCGAAAGCCCCGCGGTCGTGGCCGCCTCCCACCAGGAGCCATGCATCGGCTCGTCGATGGCCCGCAGCACCGTCGCCCGGCGGATGGCGAGGTGCAGGCGGTTCACCGGGGGGCGGAATCCGGCCAGCGGCCGGCGCAGCACGGCGATCCGCTCGTCGTCGGCGTATCCGGCGCGGCGAAACACGTCCTGCATCCCCGGCGACGACCCGAGGATGCCGGGGAGGTTGGCCCCTCCGTAGAGCCCGAGGTAGAACCCGCACATCGACGCGTTGCCGCCGCCGAGGAGCACCTGTGCGCCGCGTTGCCGGAGGTAGGCCTCGCTGCGGGCGAGGAGGTCGGCGCCGATCGAGGCCGACTGCTCGTGCGGCACGACGACGACGAGCATCGTCGTGCCGGTGGTCGTGTCGAGTCCGGTGCGATCGGCGTTGGGACCGAAGCCCGCATGGGCGAAGCCCACGATCCTCTCGTCCTCGACGGCGATCGCGAGCCCGTCGCGGTCGAAGTAGGGCTTGGAGAAGACGGCCGCCTCGAGGAGCGCCGCGGTCATCGGCTGGACGGCGGAGGGGCCGAGGTCGGCGGCCCGCCAGGTCTCGGCGAGCCGCGGCGGATCACCGTTGCGAAATCTGCGAATCTCGATCACGCCTGCGGCTCCAGGCCGGGGGCGAGCCGCACCAGCAACTGCCCCGCCGCGACGCGGATCTCGTGCACCTGCTGCCGGACCGTGGGCGAGATCCGGTGCCGGCCCGTCGTCACGTCGAACTGCCAGCCGTGCCACGGGCAGGTGAGGGTGGTGCCGCAGACCGCGCCGGTGCCCAACGGTCCGCCCTGGTGCGGGCAGAGGCCGTCGATCGCATGGAACGCGCCGTCGACGTTGACGATGGCGATCATCCGGTCACCGGCGACCCGCTCGATGCCTCTGCCCGGCGGGCAGTCGGCAACCGTGGCGACGGGTATCCAGTCGGACGCGGGCATGGCGGTTGTCTGGCGGGCAGGCGGCTGCAAACGACCGCCGTGCGGAGGGGCGGGAGGGCTCAGGCGGCGGACCGTTTTACTGTAGCCGCTTTCGGCTGGCCCCGCCATCGGCGGTGCACCCACCAGTACTGACCGGGTTCGCGCCGGATCGCGCGCTCGAGCAGGCTCGTGTACCACTGGGAGAGGGCCTTGAGGTCGGCAGTCTCGGGCCCGGCGGCGGCCGGGTCGGCCACGCCCTCGAGCCGGAGGTCGTAGTCGAACAGGCCGTCGCGCCGCGTGGCGGAGCAGACGAGAACCGGGGCCGACGAGGACAGGGCGAAGACGCCGATCGCCTTGTGGACGCTCGCCGGCCGGCCGAAGAAATCGACCCAGCAGCCCTTCGGCCCGGCCGCCTGGTCGCCGAGGAGCCCGATGGCCCCGTTCTCCTCGAGGACCAGCGCGACGTCGGGAGCGCTCCCCTTCTTGGGGAGGATCCGCTGGCCGCGCGACTCGCGAAACTCTGTCACGAACCGGTCGAGCCGCGGGTTGTCGAGTTCGCGGGCCACCGAGAAGACGCGGAAGCCGAACAGGCCGAACAGGTAGGCGGCGAGTTCGAAGTTGCCGTAGTGGCCCGAGAGGATGACCTTCGGCCTGTCGAGCCAGAGGAGGCGGACGAATTCCTCCATGCCGTGGATCCGCAGATATTTCCGCCACGTGGTCCGCGTGATCACCCGGTTGGCATGGGCGATCTCCACGACCATCAGCAGGAGGTGCTCCCACATCTGTCGCGCCGTCTCGCGCCGGGCGGCGGCGTCGAACTCGGGGAATGCCGTGCGCAGATTGTCGCGAACGACCTGACGCCGGATCCGCAGCCGGTGGGCGAGGAACGACGACAGCCTGCGGGCGCCGCGCTCGCAGGCGGCGCGGGGCAGGGACTGGATCACGCAGATCGCGACCCGCACCGCCGCGTAGGCGGCGAGATCGATGCAGCGGGTGGCGAGGGAACGGCGGGCCAAGGGGGTCATCCGTGACGCGGGCGGGCGGACCAGGGCGGATTGTCGCCGCCGGCCCCGCCTGCGGACAGATCGGTTTTTCGACCCGTTTCCTCCAGCCGGCCGGAAGATGGCGAGACTTTGCCGGGGTGTCAGCCGGCCGGGAGCGCAGGGGCGGCTGTCTGCCAGACGAGCAGGGCGACGCTGACGGCGTTGAACAGGGCGTGGAGGAGGATGCAGGGGACGATCGAGCCGGTGCGGCGGGCGATGGTCCCGAGGACGAGCCCGAGGGGAAACAGGGGCACGTACGCCAGC from Planctomycetia bacterium harbors:
- the htrB gene encoding lipid A biosynthesis lauroyl acyltransferase, with amino-acid sequence MARRSLATRCIDLAAYAAVRVAICVIQSLPRAACERGARRLSSFLAHRLRIRRQVVRDNLRTAFPEFDAAARRETARQMWEHLLLMVVEIAHANRVITRTTWRKYLRIHGMEEFVRLLWLDRPKVILSGHYGNFELAAYLFGLFGFRVFSVARELDNPRLDRFVTEFRESRGQRILPKKGSAPDVALVLEENGAIGLLGDQAAGPKGCWVDFFGRPASVHKAIGVFALSSSAPVLVCSATRRDGLFDYDLRLEGVADPAAAGPETADLKALSQWYTSLLERAIRREPGQYWWVHRRWRGQPKAATVKRSAA